The DNA window ACAATATACGGAGTAAGTATGTGCATGGCGACTTTGCTGAGTCAATGGAGCAGATGACAAAGTACTACCAAGGTGCTGAAGAACTGTTTCTGTCACTAATAATCAACCTTCCTAAGGCGAGTCCTTTGGCAGAATAGTCAACCGGGCATAATCATTCCCAATGCTCCAAGCCGGAATCGTCGGGCTCCCCAACGTCGGGAAGTCAACCCTCTTTAACGCCGTGGTCGCCAACGCCCAGGCACAAGCGGCCAACTTCCCCTTTTGCACGATTGAGCCAAATGTGGGAATGGTCAGCGTCCCCGATGCCCGATTAGAAGTCCTCGCCAAGATTTCAGGTTCCGAAAACATTCTGCCTGCACGGGTGGAATTCGTCGATATCGCTGGGCTGGTCAAAGGTGCATCCAAGGGCGAGGGACTCGGCAACCAGTTCCTGGCCAACATCCGCGAAGTCGACGCCATCGTCCATGTCGTCCGGTGCTTTGTCAACGATGACATTACCCACGTCCACGGATCCGTCGATCCTCTGCGGGACATCGACGTCATCAACTTGGAACTCGTCCTCGCCGATTTGGCCCAGGTCGAAAAGCGCATTGAGCGCGCCCGCAAAGATGCCAAAACCAACAAAGACGCCAAACCCGAAGTCGAGGCCCTCGAAAAAATTCTGCCCCTGCTGGAAGATGGCAAACCCGCCCGCCAAGCCCAACTCGATGAGGAGCAAGCCTCAGCCATCCGGCACTTGGGACTGCTCAGCCTCAAACCCGTCATCTATGCCGCCAATGTGAACGAAGAGGACATCGCCACCGGGAACAGCCTCACCCAATTGGTTGAACAATTCGCCAAAGCAGAAGGGAACGACATGATCGTCATCTCGGCACAAATCGAAGCCGAACTCATCGAATTGCCCGAAGAAGACCGAGGCGAATTCTTGGAAAGCCTCGGGATCACGGAATCTGGACTCCAGAACCTCATCCGCCACACCTATGACCTCCTGGGGCTGCAAACGTACTTCACAACCGGGCCCAAAGAAACCCGGGCGTGGACCATCACTAAAGGCATGAAGGCCCCCCAAGCCGCCGCCGTCATCCACACGGATTTTGAAAAGGGGTTCATCCGGGCCGAAACGGTCGCCTATGCCGATTTGGTTGAAAATGGCTCGATGGCCAACGCTAAAGCCAAAGGAAAGGTGAGATCCGAAGGAAAGGAGTACGTCGTCCAAGAAGGCGACGTCCTCCACTTCCTGTTCAACGTTTGACCGATCGGCGGCGGATCAACGCCAACCCGGCAACCGCCAGGCCGACCATTGAAACCGGTTCTGGCACGGCTGCCACTTGCATCGAGTCAAAAAATACCGGATTCGAAACCGGGCCGAACAGCGCCGTGCTCTGGAACCCCCAGTTGTTCAGAACGGCCGTCGGGTCATAGGTGTCAGATCCGATCAGGACGTTGTCCGCGTACATTTTGGTTGAAAAGTTGACCGTGTCCACATCCAGTCGCATCAGGTGCCAAGTGTTCATTGTTGCGGCCGGGCCAGTGAAAAGATTGCTCCCAGATCCATAAACGAAACTGTTGTTGGCAATCCCGGCAAAACCCATGCGGGTTGCCCCCGAGCCTCCAAGTCCGAGAACCTGGATGATTGCCGAACCGAGGTTTTGGGTTCCGGCCGTGACATAAATCGCTCCAGACATGCTCAGAATGTCATTCCCTACCGTGCGGCCCGACCAACCCGTCGGCAAGTGGATCCCTGCCGCGCTTCCGGTTGTTGGCTGCTGGGTGGCCATCCTCGTGCCCGAAAACGGCGAGACAATGCCCACCGTCCCAACAATGTTGGTTGCAGAACCGCTTTCGGACCAACCGCCTTGCCCGTTTAGGCTTCCCAGGCTCATGGAATCAAAGTTGTCTGTCCACACCACTTGGCCAAACGCGGCAAACGGCAACACGGCGAAAATCAGTGAAAGTGCTCGTTTCATGTGCTCCACTCCCCAGATGCCAATTGCATCTTTGCAACATTAATCTACCAGAAGGAGGAGAAAATAAGTTGAGAAATCTACACGGTTTAAGAGTTCAACCAGTACACTGCCAAATATGAAAAGAGTTGCCCTCGTCGCGTCATTGCTCGTGCTTGCCGCCGCTTCGTTCGCCGCCGAATCCGCGGACACTATCATGGCCAAGGCCAAACAGCAGGCCGCCAAAGAGAACAAAAACATCCTCGTCAAATTCAGCGCGAGCTGGTGTGGGTGGTGCCACCGCATGGATGACTGGATGCACGACACCGAGGCGGGAAAGCTCGTCGCCAAACAGTACGTTGTGGTCGTCCTGATAGTGGACGAAGATGACAAACACAAAGCTGACGAAAACCCCGGAGCCGACGACCTGAGGCATCGGATGGGGGGCGACCAAGTCGGGATCCCGTTCTTTGGGATGCTCGATAAGACCGGGAAAGTTTTGGCGACCAGTAACCCCAACAAAGAAAAGCCCGGCAATATCGGGTTCCCGGTGGAAGATAGCGAAATCGAACACTTCCTCAAAATGGTTGCCGACACCTCCAAGCTCACCAAAGCCCAGATCGAACAGGTTCGCGCTTCTCTGAAAGAAAGCGCCAAGAAAATAAAAGGAGGCGGGCTCTAAGCCCGCCTGCAATTCGCATTGCCGACTACTTGTCGGCTTCGATGAGCGCTTTTAAAGTGTCTTTGTCGATGAAGTTGTCGATGTAGAGGACGTTCCCATTCTTTCCAATCACAACCTTGGTCGGGAAGGCGTCAACTGCATAGTCCTTGTTCATTTTTGAGTTGGGGCCCATTTTGCCTTGACGCCAATTGACGTTTGACTTTTTGAGTTCGGAAACAAACTCCTCGGCCGTCATGTCGTCATCGTTGTTCATGCCGATCAAGACAAAGCCTTTGTCCTTGCCGCCGAACTCGTCGTTCCATTCGCGGAGCTCACCGAGCTCCGAAACGCATGAGCTTCACCAAAACGCCCAGAAGTCCAACAGGATGGTTTTGCCTTTGTAGTCGGAAAGGTGCCACTCCTGACCCTTTTCGTCCTTAATGGCAAAATCGGGGGCTGGTTTGCCTACGGCCACCGTCTCCGAAAGTTTTGCCATCGGCGACTTGGGCATAGCCGCGCCCGCGGACGGAGCGGGAGCGCCGGAAGGCGAAGCCGAGGAAATCGCTCCCTTAGGCTCCGGTTTGGGCATGGGCTCTGGATCTTTGGCACACCCGGCAACGGAAAGGACCAATCCGAGGGAGAGGGCGCTAATCCAAATTCTGTCCATGGTTGCCATTGTATATCAAAGGCCGCTTACAAATACGGTTCGATGGCCTCTTTGGTGATCGTGTTGCCGATGTACACAACCGTCCCCTTTTTGTCAATCAGAACCTTGGTCGGGAATTCGCTCACCTGGTAATCCGCATGCATCGGGGCCTTATCCGGGATCAGGCCCTGCCGCCAATCCACCGGGCTCTTTGCCAATTGCTTCTTGATCTGGCCTGCATCGGCTGCATCGGTGTTGATCCCAAGAAGAACGAAGTCCCGCCCTTTCAGCGAGTCGTTAATCTTCCGCAGGTCGGGCAACTCTTGAACGCAGTAAGGACACCAGAATCCCCAAAAATCCAGCAAGACGGTCTTGCCGCGATAGTCGCTCAGCTTCCACATGACCCCAGATTCGTCGGGAAGTTCAAAATCCGGGGCCGGCGAACCGACCTTGACCGTCCCGGACAGTTGGCCCGGTTTGCTTTGTGCGGGCGGGGCTGGGGCCGCGGCTTTGGCCGGGAGGGACGGAGAGCATCCGGAAAAGGTCAGCGCCGTGGCGGCCAGCATGAGAGGAATCTTCACAAACAAGGGAATTCCGCGTCCCGCCCGAATGTTCCAACCGCCATCCGGCAGGGGACGATTCACCCAGCGAAGGTACCCTGAACCTTCCTCCCCCTATGTCCCTTTTCAAAATCATCCCCCTGGGCGGCACCGGCGAAATAGGCAAGAACTGCACCGTCGTTGAATCGGCCGACGATATCGTCGTGGTCGACTGTGGCATCTCCTTCCCCCACGAAGAACATTACGGCGTCGACATCGTCATCCCCGATTTCACTTACCTGCTGGAAAACCGCGAGAAAGTCCGGGGCATTGTTCTCACCCATGCCCACGAAGACCATGTCGGGGCCCTCAGCTATCTGCTCACCGAACTCAACGTCCCGCTTTACTGTTCACCCCTCACCGAAGCGCTGGTCGGCATGAAACTGGAAGAACGGGCCCGCAACATCGAGCCCAAGTTCGTCCGGATGACCCCAGGGGAAAAGTTCATACTTGGTGGCTTTGAAATCGAGCCCGTCCGCGTCACGCACTCGATCCCCGAAACGAGCGCTATCGCCTTCCACACATCAGAAGGGGTCATCCTGTTCACCGCCGATTTCAAATTCGACAAAGCACCCGTCGACAAACTCCTTTCCGATGAATCCCGGCTCAAAGAACTCGGGGAGGAAGGCGTCCTCCTGCTCTTGTGCGACACCACCAACGTGGACCGCCCCGGGTGGAGCAACTCAGAATCCGAAGTCGGACCGTCGCTCAAAGAAATTTTCTCCGCCGCCGAAAGCCGGGTTTTTGTCACCCAATTCAGCTCCAACATCCACCGGATGCAGCAAATCTGCGATTCGGCCAAAGCCGCCGGCCGCAAAGTGAGCATCGCCGGGAGGCGGATGGAGCAGACCTTCAACTTGTGTCGGCGTCTGGGCTACCTCAATGTGGCCCGCGAGGACACCGTCCCCATCGAGGATTCCACCAAACTCCCCAACGACCAGGTCGTCATCATCGTCACCGGCTCGCAAGGGGAGCCCAATGCCGCCCTCAGCCAGATGTCCCGCCGGGAATACAACCGGGTCAAAGTCCGCAAAGGCGATACCATCGTCTATTCCGCCCGGCCGATCCCGGGCAACGAAGGCGGAATCTGGAGGGTTGTCAACAACCTGATCCGGCAAGGGGCAAAGGTCATCACCGACTACCCCACCCCCGTCCACACCAGCGGCCACGCCAGCCAGGACGAAATCAAACAGATGTACGAACTGACCAAGCCGTTCTACTTTGCCCCCGTCCACGGCGAACCCAGGCACCAACGAAAAATGGCTGACCTTTTGGTGGAGTGGGGACATGCGCCGCACCGGATCTACACTCTGGAAAACGGTCAGACCCTTAACATCGGGCCGGAAAGCGCCTGGGTTGAAGAAGGTGCGCCCTTTGGTGAGGTTTTCATCGACCAGAATTCGCACGTCCCAGTCTCGGAATCCGTGCTTCGGCACCGTCACACTTTGGCGCACGATGGGGTGTTCGTCATCACAGTCGTCGTCGACCGGCAGCATGGCGAACTGGCGACCCGCCCCCGGGCGGATGTCCGCGGGCTCAATGCCGAAGCTGGTGCCGTCGAAGACGTGATGGACGACCTGAGCAGCATCTTGGCCAAACTCTCGCCTTCCGAGCTGACCGTTCCGGACTATTTGTCGGCGCAGATCCTCGAAGCCTCAGGAAAGCTCATTTGGCGATCCACCCGGCAACGGCCCCTCGTCATCCCGATTGTCGAGCTGATTTAGCCGTTTCACCCAAGATCCGCTTCAAAAACGCCCCGGTGTGGCTCCCTGTCACGGCCGCGACCTCTTCGGGGGTTCCGGTGGCCACGACCGTGCCGCCGCCAGAGCCTCCTTCCGGTCCCATGTCGATCAACCAATCCGCCGTTTTGATCACATCCAGGTTGTGCTCGATGACCAAAACCGTGTTCCCTTGATCCACCAACTGGTGGAGAACAGAAAGCAGCAACTTCACGTCGGCAAAGTGCAGGCCCGTGGTCGGCTCATCCAGAATATAAAGCGTCCGGCCCGTCGACCGTTTGGAAAGTTCGGTTGCCAACTTGACGCGCTGGGCCTCGCCTCCCGATAGGGTGGTGGCCGCTTGGCCCATTCGAATGTAGCCCAACCCGACCTGTAACAAGGTCTCCAGCTTTTTGAAGATTCGAGGGATCGGCTTGAAGAATTCACACGCTTCCTCCACCGTCATTTCCAAAACATCGGCAATGGATTTGCCCTTGTATTTGACCTCTAGCGTTTCGCGGTTGTAGCGCCGGCCTTTGCAGGTTTCGCACGGCACATACACATCCGGCAAAAAGTGCATCTCGATCTTGATGATCCCATCGCCCCGGCACACTTCGCACCGTCCGCCCTTCACATTGAAGCTGAACCTCCCCTGTTTGTATCCGCGGAGCTTGGCATCCTGGGTTTTGCTAAACAGGTCGCGGATGATGTCGAATGTCCCGGTATAGGTCGCCGGATTGCTGCGCGGGGTCCGCCCGATCGGCCCTTGGTCGATGTCGATCACCTTGTCGATCTCTTCGTGACCTAACAATTCGTCATGCGGTTCCCAAACCCCTCGTGTGCCGTGTAGCTCGTACATCAACCGGGGGAACAACGTGTCTTGAATCAAGGTGGATTTGCCGCTCCCGCTCACCCCGGTGACACAGGTCAGGCATCCCAGGGGGATCGCGGCATCGACCCCCTGTAAGTTATGCCCCCGCGCATTCTTCAAAACCAGCCAGTCGCTCAAGCCGCCTCCCTCGCCCGCATCTCAGCCAAAAACTCCTGCCCGCACCGGAGCTTCTTAGCCAGGGGCGACTTTGGGTCAACAACCCGCCAAAAGGGAGTGACGGAATCCAACGGCGCCCCCGCCAGGTGCTCGTCCCAGGCCGCCTCGCTCACAATGCGCAGGAATATGCCAACCGTCAGCGGGCAGGTCATGTCCGCGCCGTACTCTCCGGCCCACTCCTCGCGCAGCTCGGCCGGGGTTTTGAATTCGCCCACGCCAAGCTTGGCCACCCGGTCCCGGACGATGCGCGGATTCAAAATCAAAATCCTCGTCCCGGCCTTCACCCAGCTGAAATCTTTTGCAGCGGTTTCGATCTCCGGATCTCCGCCCGACTCCATCTTTTGCGCCCAAGTTTTCTTTGCCATCACTTTTTCCCCTGCTTGCCGAGCGGGTTGGCCGAACGCGGTTTCCGGCGCTGCTTGGGAACCTCGATCCGGTCGGCTCCGGTCAGGTAGCGCGACGTCGGCGAATCGCGCTTCACAAAGTCTTCATACGGACCTTCGTTCACAATCTTCCCGCCATGTTCTCCGGCCGCGGGCCCGATGTCGATTAGCCAGTCGGCAGCCCGCATCGTGTCTTCGTCGTGCTCGACGACAATCACCGTATTACCCAAATCACGCAGCCTCACCAGGGTTTCGATGAGCTTGGCGTTGTCGCGTTGGTGCAAGCCGATCGAAGGTTCGTCTAGGACATAAAGGCACCCCATCAACCCGCTCCCGATCTGCGTGGCCAGGCGGATCCGCTGGGCTTCCCCCCCGGCCAAGGTATTTGCCGACCGGCTGAGATTCAAGTAACTCAAGCCCACATCGTTCAAAAATCCCAGGCGTTCCCGGATCTCTTTCACTGCCCGCTCGCCGATCGTCCGCTGGCGCTCATTGAGTTTTTCCCACAGACCTTCAAAGAATTGGAAGGCGTCGCCCACGCTCATGTCTGTGATTTCGCTGATGTCGCGCATCGCCAATTTCACGCAAAGACTCTCCGGCTTCAGTCGCTTGCCACCGCATGCCGGGCAAGGACGGGTCCGCATGTATTGCGCCAGGTCGGCTTTGACCCATTCGCTTTCGGTCTGCTCATATTTCTTTTTGAGCACGTTCAACACGCCATCCCACTTGGTATTGAACTCCCGGGTCGTCTTGGCATACTGCATTTGAACGGTGATCGGCTTGCCCAACCCGTGCAAAACCGCATCCAACTGCTCTTCCGTGAGGGCGCTGACCGGCCCCTCCGCATCGAACCCCATCGCCCGGCCGACCCCATCTAAAACCTGCGGCCACCACTCTTTGACTTCGCCCGATTTGTAGACAAACGGCACAATTGCCCCGTCTCGGACCGGCTTCGACCGATCCGGAATGCACAAGTCCGCATCGAACTCGGTTTTGGTCCCCAAGCCGGTGCATTCCGGACAAGCCCCATAGGGCGAGTTGAACGAGAACATCCGGGGCTCCAGTTCCGGCATCGTGAACCCGCTTTCCGGGCACGAATAGAATTCGCTAAACAGCACATCCACCCATTCGCCAGACGATTCATGGCTAACCGTGACGAGCCCTTTTCCCATTTTTAGCGCGGTCTCAACCGAATCCGCCAACCGCCTCTCAATCCCTTCCTTGACCACCAACCGGTCAATCACAACCTCGATCGTGTGCTGCTTGTATCGGTCCATCGGGATGTCGTCGGTGACTTCGTACATCTCGCCATCCACCCGTACCCGGACAAACCCGGCCTTGCCGATGTCCTCCAATTCCTTTTGGTAGACCCCTTTGCGGCCGCGCACCACCGGGGCCAAAACCTGGATTTTCGCGCCGTCGCCCAATGCCATCGTGGCATCCACAACCATTTCCGGGCTCGACCGCTCAATGGGTTTCCCCGTAGCCGGCGAATAGGGGATCCCGATCCGGGCATAAAGGATCCGGAGGTAGTCATAGATCTCCGTCACGGTGCCCACCGTCGAGCGAGGGTTCCGGCTCGTGCTCTTCTGATCGATGGAGATGGCCGGGCTCAAACCCTCCACGCTATCCACGTCCGGTTTGTCCATCTGGCCCAAAAATTGGCGGGCGTAGGCGCTCAGGCTTTCGACATACCGCCGCTGCCCTTCCGCATAGATCGTGTCAAAGGCCAGGCTGCTCTTGCCGCTGCCGCTCAACCCCGTGATGACCACCAGCTTGTCCCGGGGGATTTCCACCGTGATATCTTTGAGGTTGTTTTCACGCGCGCCGCGGACAACGATTTTCTCGCTCATGGCCAGCGGCCATTCTACTCCGGGGATGTAGACATGATGCTACCTATGCCCATCGGAATCGGCCCCATTATTGACAAAACATTTACAGAAACATCCCCTATTTGGACGGTGGTTTGATACAATGTGGGTGTTCGCCGGGCAGTGGTTCGGCAATTGGAGTGGATGCAAATGAATATCAAACCAGCATTGGCCTTTTTGGCCCTTCTTGCAACGGCAGTTGCCAGCGCCCAACTCAGCTATCACGGCGCAATGAACGATCGACTGACTATTGGCGGCACGGCGGTGGGGAACTACCCCCTCTTCATCGACTCCAATTTCGGGACGCCGGTAGCCACGTTCACCTCGGATGGCATCGATTCCATGCAGGTCACACCGAGCGCAAACGTTGGCGCTTTCGACAGCCGGAATGTCTATTACAGCTTCTCCACCGACAACACGCCGGTGCGGTTCAATTCCCTGGAAGCCACATTCGACGGCAAATTCGTTTACGGCGGGGGGGCGGGAACGGATAGCCTGGATGCCTCGCTTTATGGGGCCGTGCTCCTCTACCAATTCGAAGACGCCAACAACAACAACACTTACGAGTTTGGGGAAACCAGTTTCCTCGCCCTTTCAACCGGGGCCGTCCAGCTGGCCCATCTCACCGGCAACGGCCTGCAGGTTTACAACCACACAATCGCCACGACTCCCAACTACATCCTTGGTGCCAATTCCCACTGGTTTGTTTTGCTGCAATCGTTTGTCCAAGCGAGTGGGTCAGTCGGCGCATCTAGCCCGGCCGTCGTGCTGACAAATGAATACAACAAGAACACATGGGACGGCAACACCGTCACCATCAACCACGAGGCGGTGCCCGAACCAGCTACCCTTGCCTTGGCGCTCCCCGCTTTGGCATTCTTGAAGCGGCGCAAAAAGTCCTGACAGCTCATGTGGGGCCAGGTCTCCCTGGCCCCACCCGTCATTGCGCACAGGGCAAACCGGAAATGTCCAGCCGCAGAACGGGGCGTTCTTCCATCACAACCGCGGCCACATCCTTCCCGTCAACATAGGCGCGCCAAGTTTCCCGCATCGAAGCCCGCTGATCCACCATGAACTGTCGTGTGGCTTCCCGGCGACCATCTTTCATCACAAACACGACCCTCCGGTCCGTTGCCCCCCTGTCGATCACTTGCCAATCGTAACTGAACTCGAATGGCGGGGTGCTCGGTACCATGATCTGCCCGTAATCGACCAAGAACTCATGTTCCGCCAAGTCGTTGCGGCTGATTTGATCCATTTGCCGGAACTTCAATCCTTTGAATCCGGCGATCCGCCCTTGTGGCACCCCGCCCAACTCCATCCGGCCAACCTCTTGCCACGGCGAACGCGAATACACGAGGTCTGTCAGCCCCCGAGCGACGTTCAGGCTGTAAATCATCGTGGAAACCCGGCCATCCCAGGCGACCGCATTCCCATTTGAGAGGGAGTACGCCCGGTCGCCCTCGATCGACGGCCATCCGTCGATTTTCGCCGTCAATAACACGTTGCCGGATTCGATGCTCCCCTGGTAGAGGCCCAGTTCCTCGGTGTTCTGAACCCAGCCTCCAGCAGGGGTCCACCTCATCAGCTTTCCATCCCTCATCTGGACGAGGCTCTCAACCTGGCAGGTGAACCCGTCCCGATCTTTGGCCCGGAACCTGTTTTGGGGCGTCAATTCCAGAATCCGCTGGTAAGGCTTTGTTCCCGCCACAGATTGCATCCCATAGCTACGCGCGCTCAACCCGATCATCAGGCCGAGCAGGGACGCGAGAAAAATGCCGGCCACCACGCCGCGCCGCCCCCAATCCTTGCTCTCGAGGCGGCCATGCAAGATTTGCGAGACCCGGGATTTGAGCCCGCCCGATTCAACCATGGGCAGGGCGGTTCGGGGAACCCCCGAGACTTCCCGGCCCAGCCGCAGGAGCAGCTCGGCATAAGCGATCCGGTCGCCGCCGTGCGCCAACACAGATTCGTCGGCGGCGCGCTCTGCCAGGTTGCGGATCAATCGGGGCAGAGGCCACATCCAAGGGAAGCACCAACCCAAGCAGGCCAGCAGGGCAGCACCCAACGTAGCAAAGCCGTGACCCTTGCGCAAGTGGGCGACCTCATGCCTCAAAGCCAAGCGCACCTCTTGCTCCGGCCAATCGATGGCCGCAGATGGCAATACGATCCACTTCGGAGCCAAAGACCACGGCACCGTCGCCGAGTCAGACAAAGCCAAGAGGCATTCCCGACCCTTCGCCGGCGACTGGTCGACTTCGCCTAGAATTTCCAAAATCCAATCAGGGGCGACGCGCGAACATCCAAGGGCCTTGCGGGCTCTCAGGGCAAATGCCGCGACGGAGAGAACCCCCACTGCCATCCCGCCGATGTAGAACCAGGTCGCGTCTCTTGGCGGCAAGTATTTGGCCCGCTCCGCATCGGTTGCCCGCATCCAATCACCGGGGCTCTTCACGGCCTGCGCGTCCGATAACGCCCACACGCGTGCCGAAACTTTGTCGTCGATTTCGGCGCGGCTGGGACCGTATTTGAATACCGGTGGCCCTGGGACGAAACTGGCATTCCCCACTATTCCCACGACCTGCGATCCAAAAACCCCGCAACCAACCAAACCCAAGGCCAAACCCATCTTCCCGCGGGCGGAAATGCCAGGCAAGGCCAACGCAACCCACAAAAGCAAGCCGACCGCACCGGCAAACAGCCCCATCGCAGGAACGGCCTCCATAATCGCGCTCCACCAGTTCACTCCGTACCCTCCTTGGCCCGGGCGATCAGGGCTTCGAGTTCGGTGATCTCGGCCTCGGTCAGGCGTGTGCGGTCATCCCCCAACAAGCTGAGGGCGGCGGCCCCATGACTCCCGCCAAAAAAAGCGTCCACCACCCGGCCCAACATCCCTTTTCCTGCCGCCTTTGGGCTTTCGACCGGGAAATACACATATTTGCCGTCAACCTCCTCATGGCGGAGATGCCCCTTTTCTTCCAGGATCCGCAGTTGGGCCCGAATGGAACTATAACTCGGCGGGTCGGCCAACTGACCGATCACATCCGAAACCGTCGCTCGGCCAAGCCGATAAACCGATTCCATGATCTGTTGCTCCCGTTTGGAAAACCGTGTCATG is part of the Armatimonadota bacterium genome and encodes:
- a CDS encoding BlaI/MecI/CopY family transcriptional regulator, whose product is MTRFSKREQQIMESVYRLGRATVSDVIGQLADPPSYSSIRAQLRILEEKGHLRHEEVDGKYVYFPVESPKAAGKGMLGRVVDAFFGGSHGAAALSLLGDDRTRLTEAEITELEALIARAKEGTE